The following are from one region of the Salvelinus fontinalis isolate EN_2023a chromosome 5, ASM2944872v1, whole genome shotgun sequence genome:
- the LOC129855120 gene encoding G-protein coupled receptor 55-like — protein sequence MTEEVRLFQRVVYSPVFVLGLVLNLSALRMFYRKRASWTDTHVYMFNLAVADCVLITFLPFRIYHTFFTLDPPGLCAVLVLIHFTNMYASIFTVTAVSVQRFLAIQFPFHSRRIGSKKQVAVVVCVMIWVTIVFLCVIFREHNGPEHRLACFEKDTRPFPLDFIVTLEILGYVIPLLTMLLCSCQMICTLLAYKDMHSYKHNRKSVRIISANLVVFFICYTPIHIAFFMKFYFASKVPLDCQQYNLMRNFYHVSEGIATTSCCLDAIGYFFLVKEFRKELIPGRLTKRENQEASSERTAL from the coding sequence ATGACGGAGGAGGTAAGGCTGTTCCAGAGGGTTGTGTACAGCCCTGTGTTTGTTCTGGGTCTGGTCCTGAATCTCTCTGCACTGAGGATGTTCTATCGGAAGAGAGCCAGctggacagacacacacgtctacatgttcaacctggcCGTGGCAGACTGTGTCCTCATCACCTTCTTGCCCTTCAGGATCTACCACACCTTCTTCACCCTGGACCCTCCAGGCCTTTGTGCTGTTCTTGTTCTGATCCACTTCACCAACATGTACGCTAGCATCTTCACTGTTACAGCTGTAAGTGTCCAGAGATTCCTTGCCATTCAGTTTCCCTTCCACTCCAGGAGAATTGGCTCCAAAAAAcaagtggctgttgtagtgtgtgtgatgaTATGGGTGACTATTGTGTTCCTATGTGTGATATTCAGGGAGCACAATGGACCTGAGCACAGACTGGCCTGCTTTGAGAAAGACACCCGTCCGTTTCCACTGGACTTTATTGTGACTCTGGAGATACTGGGATATGTGATTCCTCTTCTCACAATGCTGCTTTGTTCATGTCAGATGATCTGCACTCTGCTGGCCTACAAGGACATGCACTCATATAAGCACAACAGGAAAAGTGTTAGAATAATATCAGCCAATTTGGTAGTCTTTTTCATCTGTTACACTCCTATCCATATTGCATTTTTCATGAAATTCTATTTTGCTTCCAAAGTCCCTCTTGACTGCCAACAGTATAATTTAATGCGTAACTTCTATCATGTCTCAGAAGGGATTGCCACAACAAGCTGCTGTTTAGATGCTATTGGATATTTCTTCTTAGTGAAGGAGTTCCGCAAGGAACTGATTCCAGGGAGGTTAACGAAAAGAGAGAACCAAGAAGCCTCTTCAGAGAGAACTGCTCTCTAG